Proteins encoded within one genomic window of Petrotoga sibirica DSM 13575:
- a CDS encoding lipid-binding SYLF domain-containing protein, which yields MKKSILLTLITLLFSFSLFAAVENTVKEARFAVEELLSKPDSGAFIQLVEMAEGIVIFPTFYKLGYIIGGQYGEGIVLRKDSETGKWYGPSFVNIYGLSWGAQIGVQSAGLILVVMNENGMEGFMDNNFTLGGSIGISAGPLGRQLSADIDYKLQASIYSYSITKGFYAGVSVEGAYTRVDDNSNEAYYGKPLSPKQILNEKEVDNEAKQIVELLEKAVLERQLKEKETT from the coding sequence ATGAAAAAAAGTATTTTGTTGACTCTCATTACCCTACTGTTTTCATTTAGCCTATTTGCGGCTGTTGAAAATACCGTTAAAGAAGCACGTTTCGCTGTAGAGGAGTTATTATCAAAACCAGATAGTGGCGCTTTTATTCAACTAGTAGAAATGGCAGAAGGTATTGTAATATTTCCCACATTTTATAAATTAGGCTATATCATCGGCGGTCAGTATGGTGAGGGTATTGTATTAAGAAAAGATAGCGAGACAGGTAAATGGTACGGTCCATCATTTGTAAATATATATGGTTTAAGCTGGGGAGCACAAATAGGAGTACAATCCGCGGGATTAATTTTAGTTGTAATGAATGAAAATGGGATGGAAGGTTTTATGGATAACAATTTTACCTTAGGAGGTTCTATTGGTATTTCCGCTGGACCGTTGGGTAGACAACTTTCTGCAGATATAGATTATAAATTACAAGCATCCATATATTCTTATTCTATCACAAAGGGATTCTACGCTGGAGTTTCTGTTGAAGGGGCTTATACCAGAGTGGATGATAATTCCAATGAGGCTTATTATGGGAAACCTCTTTCCCCTAAACAAATTTTAAATGAAAAAGAAGTTGATAACGAAGCAAAACAGATTGTAGAACTATTAGAAAAAGCTGTATTAGAAAGACAATTAAAAGAAAAAGAAACAACTTAA
- a CDS encoding transcription repressor NadR, giving the protein MRKQERLKKILNILSTSKDSIPGQQLAERFGVTRQIIVKDMAILKAQGYDIQSSPKGYSMNKNNRLIKLIAVKHTVEQIEDELKTIVNCGGRVIDVTVEHPVYGELSGKIEVDTIEEVENFIAKLKTSKPLSIINNGVHLHRIEVENEEQFNCIKRELKRRKILLD; this is encoded by the coding sequence TTGAGAAAACAAGAAAGGCTAAAAAAAATACTTAACATTCTTTCTACAAGTAAAGATTCAATACCAGGGCAACAACTTGCTGAAAGATTTGGCGTAACAAGGCAAATAATAGTAAAAGATATGGCTATTTTGAAAGCCCAAGGTTATGATATACAATCTTCTCCGAAAGGTTATTCAATGAATAAGAACAATAGATTGATTAAATTGATTGCTGTTAAACATACCGTGGAACAAATCGAAGATGAGTTAAAGACCATTGTAAACTGTGGAGGTAGAGTAATCGATGTAACGGTGGAGCATCCTGTTTATGGAGAACTAAGTGGTAAGATTGAGGTAGATACCATCGAAGAAGTAGAAAACTTTATAGCAAAATTAAAGACTTCAAAACCTTTATCAATAATAAACAATGGAGTTCATCTACACAGGATTGAAGTAGAAAACGAAGAGCAATTTAATTGCATAAAAAGAGAACTAAAAAGGCGAAAAATTTTGTTAGACTAA
- a CDS encoding undecaprenyl-diphosphate phosphatase produces the protein MKEIILGIVQGLTEFLPVSSSGHLAIFSSFMDIDTNVPYFALLHLSTFFAVLIFVWKEVVNLIRGLFKWEKESLSLFLKLIISSIPAALIGFTLEASIESAFSSLTLIGIFLIVTAIFLLISDTLKGKKSLTEMAYVDALIIGLMQALAIFPGISRSGATLFGALLMKTKREDALKYSFLMSLPVTFGAGIFEINKVTFSPWVILGGLFAFVFGLLGLYLLKKTVLVGKLRYFSYYCFAIGLIAIII, from the coding sequence GTGAAAGAAATAATATTAGGAATCGTACAAGGTCTAACCGAATTTCTTCCAGTATCCAGCTCTGGACATCTGGCAATATTTTCATCGTTCATGGACATCGATACAAATGTACCGTATTTCGCTCTTCTACATTTATCCACCTTTTTTGCAGTATTGATCTTCGTTTGGAAAGAAGTTGTCAATTTGATCAGAGGACTTTTTAAATGGGAAAAAGAATCACTCTCTTTATTCCTTAAATTAATTATTTCTTCGATTCCAGCTGCTCTTATAGGTTTCACTTTGGAAGCTTCTATCGAATCAGCCTTTTCTTCTCTCACATTGATTGGGATTTTTTTAATCGTGACTGCCATCTTTTTACTAATTTCTGACACACTAAAGGGTAAAAAGAGTTTAACAGAGATGGCCTATGTTGATGCCTTAATTATAGGTCTCATGCAAGCCCTTGCAATATTTCCAGGGATATCTAGAAGTGGTGCAACATTGTTTGGTGCTCTTTTAATGAAAACAAAAAGGGAAGATGCCCTAAAATATTCCTTTTTGATGAGCCTTCCTGTAACCTTTGGGGCAGGTATTTTTGAAATAAACAAGGTTACTTTTTCTCCTTGGGTAATTTTAGGAGGATTGTTTGCCTTCGTGTTTGGTTTGCTTGGTCTGTATCTACTGAAAAAAACGGTACTAGTTGGAAAACTGAGATATTTTTCATATTACTGTTTTGCTATCGGACTCATAGCCATTATTATTTAG
- the aroQ gene encoding type II 3-dehydroquinate dehydratase, with product MILIINGPNLNMLGKRPKDIYGTETYEDLKNQINHFAQNNSIDVGFFQSNSEGQIIDRIQKSDFEALIINPGAYTHYSYAIRDALEIVNVPKVEVHLTNIMARESFRQNSVTSSSCDGVISGLGFYGYILALEYLKEKLKEQA from the coding sequence TTGATTCTAATAATAAACGGTCCTAACTTGAATATGTTAGGGAAACGCCCTAAAGATATCTATGGTACAGAAACCTACGAAGATTTAAAAAATCAGATAAACCATTTTGCTCAAAATAATAGTATAGATGTGGGATTTTTTCAATCTAACTCTGAAGGTCAAATCATCGACAGAATTCAAAAATCGGATTTTGAAGCTTTAATAATCAATCCAGGTGCTTATACCCATTATTCTTATGCGATAAGAGATGCCCTAGAAATTGTAAATGTGCCAAAAGTGGAGGTCCATCTTACAAATATCATGGCAAGGGAAAGTTTTAGACAAAATTCTGTTACCTCTTCCTCGTGTGATGGGGTCATATCTGGATTAGGGTTCTATGGATATATCTTGGCATTAGAATACCTAAAAGAAAAGTTGAAAGAGCAAGCTTAA
- the aroB gene encoding bifunctional shikimate kinase AroK/3-dehydroquinate synthase AroB, translating into MKIFLVGMMGSGKTTLAKKISKVLSIPHIDIDDEIEKNENQKIKDIFEKYGEEYFRKLESAILEKLAENTQFLVVSTGGGIILSAKNRAMLKKENAIYLKVAPEKLKERVSLENRPLLANNKENIIKIYKDRKELYEQFKTVDITNLTEWESVAKILYQYDIKNHFEIDSSFQKVSINAESLKFLPPDSMVFTSEKVNELYGEYLPKKKLVLPNGEKTKDISFVIKAYEYLLENNVSRDNLLLGIGGGTITDFTGFVGSTYKRGMNFSFYPTTLLSQIDASIGGKNGIDFKKYKNVVGTINLPKEVVIDPLSLLSLDEETFIEGLIEGYKMALISGSEFYEFFKENLHEILNRNLDKLSFFIKRSIEEKLHIVERDFKDTGLRSCLNLGHTLGHAFEAATGIAHGLSVGWGLIKEIEFFYKKKYLQEKDYLEIKDTLETLVPQKVRNIQIEERDIYHYVSNDKKLGANQKIKMPILKAPGNIIIEEIKLKEGETF; encoded by the coding sequence ATGAAAATCTTCTTGGTAGGAATGATGGGATCAGGTAAGACGACCCTTGCAAAAAAGATTTCAAAAGTACTTTCCATACCCCATATCGACATAGATGATGAAATTGAAAAAAATGAAAATCAAAAAATAAAAGATATCTTTGAAAAATACGGTGAAGAATACTTCAGAAAACTGGAAAGTGCTATCCTCGAAAAATTAGCTGAAAACACTCAATTCCTAGTTGTATCAACTGGAGGAGGAATAATCTTAAGCGCTAAAAATAGAGCTATGTTGAAAAAAGAAAATGCCATATATCTGAAAGTTGCTCCTGAAAAGCTTAAAGAGCGTGTAAGCTTAGAAAATAGACCCCTTCTGGCAAACAACAAAGAAAATATTATAAAGATCTACAAAGATAGAAAAGAGTTGTATGAACAATTCAAAACGGTTGATATTACAAATTTGACTGAATGGGAATCGGTTGCTAAAATCCTCTACCAATACGATATTAAAAACCATTTTGAAATAGATTCATCTTTCCAAAAAGTATCAATAAATGCAGAAAGTCTGAAGTTTCTTCCACCAGATTCAATGGTTTTTACCAGCGAAAAGGTCAATGAACTATATGGAGAATACCTGCCAAAGAAAAAACTTGTCTTACCGAACGGAGAAAAAACAAAAGACATTTCTTTTGTAATAAAGGCTTACGAATACCTCCTTGAAAACAATGTCTCTAGAGACAATCTTCTTCTTGGGATTGGTGGAGGAACTATAACCGATTTTACAGGTTTTGTTGGTTCCACTTACAAAAGAGGTATGAATTTTTCGTTTTACCCTACCACACTTCTTTCTCAGATCGATGCTTCAATAGGCGGAAAAAATGGAATAGATTTCAAAAAATATAAAAATGTTGTTGGAACAATAAACCTACCCAAAGAAGTTGTGATAGACCCACTCTCTTTATTATCCTTAGATGAGGAAACATTCATAGAAGGGTTAATCGAAGGTTATAAAATGGCATTGATCTCGGGGAGTGAATTTTATGAATTTTTTAAAGAGAATTTGCACGAAATACTTAACAGGAATCTAGATAAATTATCTTTTTTTATTAAGAGATCCATTGAAGAAAAACTCCATATAGTGGAACGAGACTTCAAAGATACGGGGCTGAGAAGTTGTTTAAATCTTGGACACACTTTAGGTCACGCCTTTGAAGCTGCTACAGGAATCGCACATGGCTTATCCGTAGGATGGGGTTTGATAAAAGAAATAGAATTTTTTTACAAGAAAAAATATCTGCAAGAAAAAGACTATCTAGAAATAAAAGATACATTAGAAACTCTTGTCCCTCAAAAAGTTAGAAACATTCAAATAGAAGAAAGAGACATATATCATTATGTATCAAATGATAAAAAACTAGGAGCAAATCAAAAAATAAAGATGCCGATTTTAAAAGCTCCAGGAAATATTATAATAGAAGAAATCAAGCTAAAGGAAGGTGAAACCTTTTGA
- the aroC gene encoding chorismate synthase codes for MQVKIAGDSHGPQMIGLIEEIPAGLKIDIEKINTDLRRRQLGYGRGNRMKLEKDEVTIVSGLWEGITTGAPLVLIVNNKAKNPIKKERHVPRPGHGDYSCWYKYRLDDLNIYTERNSARWTSVLTATGSVAKQFLENFDINTFSFVKSIGKVSVEEERFEDIQKDFHYYIQKRNESEVQCPFEDISVKMIEEIKENALKKATTLGGSVKTFATNVKPGLGSYADVLNRVDSKIGKYFMSIPSVKGVFIGKEDVSIPGSEFQDPFKVEDGVIHRTKNYAGGIESGITNGENIVVTTYFKPISTLANPLPSVDLETRESKEAPYIRSDSVIIPAATVITECTLAIILMEEIIDGFGNDNIELIKDRYFKK; via the coding sequence ATGCAAGTAAAGATAGCAGGAGATTCACATGGTCCACAGATGATTGGACTAATAGAAGAAATACCAGCAGGGTTAAAAATAGATATAGAAAAAATAAATACAGACCTAAGAAGGAGACAGTTGGGATACGGTCGTGGAAACAGGATGAAATTAGAAAAAGATGAAGTAACAATCGTTTCCGGATTATGGGAAGGAATAACAACAGGCGCCCCTTTGGTTTTAATTGTAAACAACAAAGCAAAAAATCCTATCAAAAAAGAAAGACATGTGCCAAGACCTGGGCACGGAGATTATTCATGTTGGTATAAATACAGATTAGATGATTTGAATATATACACTGAAAGAAACAGTGCGCGTTGGACAAGTGTACTCACCGCGACAGGGAGTGTTGCTAAACAATTTCTTGAAAATTTCGATATAAACACATTCAGTTTTGTAAAATCGATTGGAAAAGTTAGTGTTGAAGAAGAAAGGTTTGAAGATATTCAAAAAGATTTCCACTACTACATCCAAAAAAGGAATGAATCAGAAGTTCAATGCCCTTTTGAAGATATTTCTGTGAAAATGATAGAAGAAATTAAAGAAAATGCTTTAAAAAAAGCAACCACCTTGGGAGGTAGTGTAAAAACATTCGCCACAAATGTGAAACCTGGACTGGGAAGTTACGCCGATGTTTTGAACAGAGTTGATTCAAAAATAGGAAAATATTTCATGTCGATCCCTTCCGTGAAAGGAGTTTTTATAGGCAAAGAAGATGTGAGTATACCCGGATCTGAATTCCAAGATCCTTTCAAAGTTGAAGATGGGGTTATACACAGAACAAAGAATTACGCAGGTGGCATAGAATCCGGGATAACAAATGGGGAAAATATAGTTGTCACTACGTACTTCAAACCTATTTCTACACTTGCAAATCCTCTTCCTTCTGTTGATCTTGAAACCAGAGAATCAAAAGAAGCGCCTTACATAAGATCTGATTCTGTTATTATTCCCGCTGCGACTGTAATAACAGAATGCACTCTGGCTATTATATTAATGGAAGAAATTATAGACGGATTTGGAAACGACAACATCGAACTTATAAAAGATAGATACTTCAAGAAATAA
- a CDS encoding shikimate dehydrogenase family protein has protein sequence MMEKFGLLEYPPKESLSKKVFNKYFKKANIDAVYEDIVIVPDNFDDEINKYIESYDGLNVTVPFKEKVIKYVEPVEEAKEINAVNCIFNNKGYNTDWKGFYNSLKKSVLQEPILLVGAGGASKSIIYSLYKMGIKKLFLVNRTVEKAEKLRKIFMSKIDIKIESFNHLQSLIRSSKTFINATSIGMFGESFNLEVKDFTNLSLIYDIVYNNTPLQKIAKENNIKCIDGRTFWYHQAVENLKIWDIYKPETFDEAFKSFSRGE, from the coding sequence ATGATGGAAAAATTTGGACTATTAGAATACCCACCCAAAGAAAGTTTATCAAAAAAGGTTTTTAATAAATATTTTAAAAAAGCTAATATCGATGCTGTATATGAAGATATTGTTATAGTCCCTGATAATTTTGATGATGAAATTAACAAATATATTGAATCTTACGATGGACTCAATGTAACGGTTCCTTTCAAAGAAAAGGTGATTAAGTACGTCGAACCTGTGGAAGAAGCCAAAGAAATAAATGCCGTTAACTGTATTTTCAACAATAAAGGTTACAATACGGATTGGAAAGGTTTTTATAACTCTTTAAAAAAATCTGTTCTGCAAGAACCAATCCTATTAGTTGGAGCGGGTGGTGCGAGTAAATCCATCATCTACTCTTTGTACAAAATGGGTATAAAAAAGTTGTTTCTTGTAAATCGAACGGTTGAAAAAGCAGAAAAATTAAGAAAGATTTTCATGTCAAAAATAGATATAAAAATTGAATCTTTTAACCACCTACAAAGCCTAATCCGTAGTTCTAAAACTTTCATAAACGCCACTTCTATTGGAATGTTCGGAGAATCATTTAATTTAGAAGTTAAAGATTTTACTAATCTATCCTTAATTTACGATATTGTTTACAATAATACCCCTCTCCAAAAGATTGCAAAAGAAAACAATATCAAATGCATAGATGGCCGAACCTTTTGGTACCACCAGGCGGTTGAAAATTTGAAGATATGGGATATTTATAAACCAGAAACATTCGATGAAGCCTTCAAATCTTTTTCTAGAGGTGAATAA
- the aroA gene encoding 3-phosphoshikimate 1-carboxyvinyltransferase yields the protein MNFEVIPTENINAEITLPGDKSISHRALIIGSIAEGETKIHNFLSSEDTLSTLNILNSIGANIKHIDKSEIIVEGNGKDNFVEPSNVLNAKNSGTTMRLMMGVLSAQNFYSVITGDDSLRGRPMKRVIDPLSKMGGRFYARKNGELAPITILGTKDISPIVYKTPVASAQVKSAILLAGLYAKGETKVIEPARSRDHTERMLKYFGADIIQKDTTVVIQGLTNKLKGQEFFVPGDISSASFFIVAALITKNSTLLIKNVGTNPTRTGILSVLKMMGADIKIINEKTLNNEPVGDLLVKSSSLKGTEIKGEMIPSIIDEIPILAIAATQANGKTSIKDAKELRYKETDRIKTITKELKKLGIDVLEKEDGFDIIGSQKIRGNCTCESYNDHRIAMSLAIAGLIADNPIKINNFECVNISFPEFTEIFEKIRSK from the coding sequence ATGAATTTTGAAGTAATTCCAACAGAAAATATAAATGCGGAAATCACCCTACCAGGTGATAAATCAATATCTCATAGGGCACTCATAATTGGTTCAATTGCTGAAGGCGAGACAAAAATACACAACTTTTTAAGTTCTGAAGATACCTTAAGCACTTTAAATATATTAAATTCAATAGGCGCCAATATTAAACATATTGACAAAAGCGAGATAATCGTAGAAGGAAACGGAAAGGATAATTTCGTTGAACCTTCGAACGTTCTAAATGCAAAAAACTCTGGTACAACAATGCGCTTAATGATGGGTGTATTATCGGCTCAAAATTTTTACAGTGTAATTACAGGGGACGACTCTTTGAGAGGAAGGCCTATGAAAAGAGTCATAGATCCATTAAGCAAAATGGGGGGGCGTTTTTATGCAAGGAAAAATGGTGAGCTTGCTCCCATAACTATATTGGGAACAAAAGATATATCTCCTATCGTTTATAAAACGCCTGTTGCAAGTGCTCAAGTTAAATCTGCAATTTTGTTGGCGGGTTTGTATGCAAAAGGAGAAACTAAAGTAATAGAACCTGCCAGATCTCGTGATCATACGGAAAGAATGTTAAAATATTTTGGCGCTGATATTATTCAAAAGGATACAACCGTTGTTATTCAAGGTCTTACTAACAAGCTCAAAGGACAGGAGTTCTTCGTGCCAGGTGATATATCTTCTGCATCTTTTTTTATAGTTGCAGCCCTTATAACCAAAAACTCGACACTGTTAATAAAAAATGTGGGAACCAACCCAACCAGAACGGGTATATTATCCGTGTTAAAGATGATGGGAGCGGATATAAAGATTATCAACGAAAAAACATTAAACAATGAACCAGTTGGAGACTTACTCGTAAAAAGTAGTTCGTTAAAAGGTACTGAAATAAAAGGTGAGATGATTCCTTCGATTATCGATGAAATCCCTATATTGGCGATAGCTGCTACCCAAGCAAACGGAAAAACATCAATAAAAGATGCAAAAGAATTACGTTACAAAGAAACAGACAGAATAAAGACAATCACCAAAGAATTAAAAAAATTGGGCATAGACGTTTTAGAAAAAGAAGACGGTTTTGATATAATTGGAAGTCAAAAAATACGAGGGAACTGCACTTGTGAAAGTTACAACGATCATAGAATAGCCATGTCACTTGCTATAGCCGGTTTGATAGCAGATAATCCTATAAAAATTAATAACTTCGAGTGCGTGAATATATCTTTCCCTGAATTTACAGAGATTTTTGAGAAAATAAGGAGTAAATGA
- a CDS encoding prephenate dehydrogenase, producing MLFDTAIIIGTGLIGTSLALAFKETKEISNIIGYDIDNDNLKVALNLGVIDEPAKISDISKADLIIFATPVESINIILRDTIDLIKEDTVVTDVGSTKLKIMRLFDSFKNKKINFIGGHPLAGSERSGPLNAKSDLFKGKKYILIKSANCDQMYFNKFERLITKIEAIPIIIDAKTHDEILSVTSHLPQVISYYLVKTLMDLKEDNENYLKLVGTGFKDTTRLSKSDPLMWIDIFKQNKNNILTAIENFEKELKVFKKNLIEDKYNEIKDDLIKISNFGF from the coding sequence ATGTTATTTGACACCGCGATAATCATCGGCACTGGTTTAATTGGAACTTCATTAGCTTTAGCATTTAAAGAAACTAAAGAAATAAGTAATATCATTGGATACGATATCGATAATGATAATTTAAAAGTAGCTTTAAATTTAGGAGTTATAGATGAACCTGCAAAAATATCAGATATTTCAAAAGCAGATTTAATAATTTTTGCAACCCCAGTAGAAAGCATAAACATAATTTTACGTGATACAATTGATCTAATAAAAGAAGATACCGTTGTAACTGATGTTGGAAGTACTAAACTTAAAATTATGCGGTTATTTGATAGTTTTAAAAACAAAAAGATCAATTTTATAGGTGGTCATCCTTTGGCAGGATCCGAAAGATCAGGTCCCCTAAATGCAAAATCGGATTTATTCAAGGGGAAAAAATATATATTGATAAAAAGTGCAAATTGTGACCAGATGTATTTTAATAAGTTTGAAAGGTTGATCACAAAGATCGAAGCCATTCCAATAATAATAGATGCTAAAACTCACGATGAAATTCTATCAGTAACAAGCCATTTGCCACAGGTTATTTCTTATTATCTAGTAAAAACTCTCATGGATTTAAAAGAAGATAATGAAAATTATCTAAAATTAGTCGGGACTGGCTTTAAAGACACCACAAGGCTGTCGAAAAGCGATCCCCTAATGTGGATCGACATATTCAAACAGAATAAAAATAATATACTCACCGCAATAGAGAATTTCGAAAAAGAGTTAAAGGTCTTCAAGAAGAATTTAATCGAAGATAAATACAACGAAATAAAAGATGATTTAATCAAAATCAGTAATTTTGGATTTTGA
- the aroF gene encoding 3-deoxy-7-phosphoheptulonate synthase, which yields MVIVMEENATEEEVRKVIEKVEEVGFKAHPDKGENHTIVGVVGEGDREYILNNIETFPGVERVVEITQPFKLASRTFKPKDSIYDIGGIKIGGKNFLTIAGPCAVENKKQVLETARFLKEKGVKFLRGGAYKPRTSPYSFQGLKEEGLKILKEVREETGLKIVTEVMDTREVELVSKYADVLQIGARNMQNFSLLKELGKLDKPVLLKRGLSATYKEFLMAAEYIISEGNSQVILCERGIRTFTDETRNTLDISAIPVIKRYSHLPIIIDPSHASGDWRYIAPLSKAAVAAGADGLIIEVHPDPQNALSDGKQSLNFEQFSELMDQIKAILDIDSKVLA from the coding sequence GTGGTGATTGTAATGGAAGAAAATGCAACAGAAGAAGAAGTCAGAAAGGTTATTGAAAAAGTGGAAGAAGTAGGCTTTAAAGCTCATCCCGATAAAGGTGAAAATCACACGATTGTTGGAGTAGTAGGGGAAGGTGACAGGGAATACATTTTAAACAATATCGAAACTTTCCCAGGGGTTGAAAGGGTTGTAGAGATAACTCAACCTTTCAAATTAGCGAGTAGAACATTCAAACCTAAAGATTCAATCTATGACATAGGAGGAATAAAAATAGGAGGGAAAAATTTTTTAACAATTGCGGGACCTTGTGCAGTTGAAAACAAAAAACAGGTTTTAGAAACAGCTCGATTCTTAAAAGAAAAAGGGGTTAAATTCCTAAGAGGGGGAGCCTATAAACCAAGAACTTCTCCTTATTCTTTCCAAGGCTTAAAAGAAGAAGGGTTAAAAATTCTCAAAGAAGTAAGAGAAGAAACTGGTTTAAAGATAGTTACAGAAGTTATGGATACCAGAGAGGTAGAGTTGGTTTCAAAATATGCCGATGTTTTACAGATAGGTGCCAGAAATATGCAAAATTTTTCACTTTTAAAAGAATTAGGTAAGCTGGATAAACCAGTTTTACTCAAAAGAGGTTTATCTGCTACGTACAAAGAATTTTTAATGGCAGCCGAATATATCATTTCTGAAGGGAACAGCCAGGTTATACTGTGTGAAAGAGGAATTAGGACATTTACGGATGAAACGAGAAATACCTTGGACATCAGTGCAATACCCGTAATTAAAAGATACAGCCATTTACCTATTATAATCGACCCTAGTCACGCTAGTGGAGATTGGAGATACATCGCTCCTCTATCTAAAGCTGCTGTAGCCGCTGGTGCAGATGGTTTAATAATAGAAGTCCATCCGGATCCTCAAAACGCCCTTTCCGACGGCAAACAATCTTTGAATTTTGAGCAATTCAGTGAATTAATGGACCAAATAAAAGCAATATTAGACATAGATAGCAAAGTCTTAGCTTAG
- a CDS encoding zinc metallopeptidase produces MFYSTLLLLIPPLILAIWAQSRVSSAFNKYSRVKSSIGEPGYMFARRLLDSVGLYDVKVERVSGNLTDHYDPTKKILRLSDSTYNNSSIAALGVVAHEAGHAIQHAKGYKPLVLRNLAVPLAGFGSNMAWIIFFVGLIFSAPFLLNAGIFLFLFVVLFSIITLPVEFNASSRALKLLPVMGMSKEEVVGAKKVLSAAALTYVAAALMAIAQLLRMLALASSRN; encoded by the coding sequence ATGTTTTATTCTACACTGTTGTTGTTGATCCCACCATTGATATTGGCTATTTGGGCTCAAAGTAGAGTTAGTAGTGCTTTCAACAAATATTCTCGAGTAAAATCATCAATTGGAGAACCAGGTTATATGTTTGCAAGAAGATTACTTGATTCTGTGGGGTTGTATGACGTTAAAGTCGAAAGAGTAAGTGGTAACTTGACTGATCATTATGATCCTACAAAAAAAATCTTGAGACTTTCTGACTCTACTTATAACAATTCATCTATAGCTGCTTTAGGTGTGGTAGCTCACGAAGCAGGTCACGCCATACAACATGCTAAGGGTTATAAACCTTTAGTTCTAAGGAATCTGGCAGTACCATTGGCAGGTTTTGGTTCCAACATGGCGTGGATTATTTTCTTTGTTGGACTTATTTTTTCTGCCCCTTTCTTACTGAATGCTGGCATTTTCCTGTTTCTTTTCGTGGTTTTGTTTTCAATTATAACGTTGCCGGTTGAGTTCAATGCCAGTAGTAGGGCTTTGAAACTTTTACCCGTTATGGGAATGTCTAAAGAAGAAGTAGTAGGTGCAAAAAAGGTTTTATCAGCCGCTGCATTGACCTAT